From one Rhizobium lentis genomic stretch:
- a CDS encoding copper homeostasis protein CutC — protein sequence MTILLEVCVDSAEGLAAAIEGGAGRIELCSALELGGLTPLSSLMRIAALAPIPVYAMIRPHAGPFIFDGVDEAAMMLDIEAVRAAGLAGVVIGANRPDGTLDMPLIHRLKAHAAGLGATLHRAFDLVPDADQALEQAVELGCERILTSGCALKAADGLDTLKRISEKAAGRISIMPGSGIRPANVGEILRATGAREVHGSCSSLVESRDPRAVAFGFEAKSANKTDVAVVREMRRAIEMVG from the coding sequence ATGACCATCCTGCTGGAAGTATGCGTCGACAGCGCCGAAGGCCTTGCCGCCGCGATCGAAGGCGGCGCCGGCCGCATCGAGCTCTGCTCGGCGCTGGAACTCGGCGGCCTGACGCCGCTGTCGAGCCTGATGCGGATCGCCGCCCTCGCGCCCATTCCGGTCTACGCGATGATCCGCCCGCATGCCGGCCCCTTCATTTTCGACGGCGTCGACGAGGCGGCGATGATGCTCGATATCGAGGCGGTGCGCGCCGCGGGCCTTGCCGGCGTCGTCATCGGCGCCAACCGCCCGGACGGCACGCTCGACATGCCGCTGATCCACCGGCTGAAGGCCCATGCGGCTGGCCTGGGAGCGACGCTGCACCGAGCTTTCGACCTGGTGCCCGATGCCGATCAGGCGCTCGAACAGGCGGTCGAGCTCGGCTGCGAACGCATCCTCACCTCCGGCTGCGCGCTGAAGGCCGCCGACGGCCTCGACACGCTGAAGAGGATTTCGGAGAAGGCGGCTGGTCGCATTTCGATCATGCCCGGCAGCGGCATCCGCCCCGCCAATGTCGGCGAGATTCTCCGAGCGACCGGCGCCCGCGAGGTGCATGGCTCCTGCAGTTCCCTGGTCGAAAGCCGCGACCCGCGCGCGGTCGCCTTCGGCTTCGAGGCGAAGAGTGCGAACAAGACCGATGTCGCGGTTGTGAGGGAGATGCGCAGGGCGATTGAAATGGTGGGTTAG
- a CDS encoding ABC transporter permease, producing the protein MDETSAVRRLDRLGVVLVAGGIAATALMPFIYVKANRIAAGKPMLLTQLLPQPSVIILTVFLVLTAVATLFLANAVARLVIATLCLASLIAAIGLVSTAATPPGSTVARMTPGGGFWVLFAVIGLIISDALVKIRLAPWMRVAALAAYAALLFAFLFSGLLDSLSIMKEFSTRAAQFRTEAFSHLLLALGSLVIAIILGLPLGILCFWVPRLRAVVLQGLSLIQTIPSLALFGLLMLPLGYLATHVPLAAAIGIRGIGTAPALIALVLYSLLPIVANTVVGLQGVDPSVRDAAAGMGLTRLQILTGIDMPLAFPVILTGIRIVLVQAIGMVTIAALIGGGGFGIFIFQGLGQTAMDLVLLGAVPTVFFAFSSAVILDAVIDSIRGPAA; encoded by the coding sequence ATGGACGAAACCTCAGCGGTCCGCAGGCTGGACCGGCTCGGCGTGGTTCTGGTGGCCGGCGGAATCGCGGCGACGGCACTGATGCCCTTCATCTATGTGAAGGCGAACCGCATCGCCGCCGGCAAGCCGATGCTGCTGACGCAGCTTCTTCCCCAGCCCTCCGTTATCATCCTGACCGTCTTTCTCGTTCTGACCGCCGTCGCCACCCTGTTCCTCGCCAATGCAGTGGCACGGCTTGTCATCGCCACACTTTGCCTGGCGTCGCTCATCGCGGCGATCGGCCTGGTCTCGACCGCGGCGACGCCGCCCGGCAGCACGGTGGCGCGCATGACGCCCGGCGGCGGTTTCTGGGTGCTGTTCGCGGTGATCGGGCTGATCATCTCCGATGCGCTGGTCAAGATCCGGCTGGCGCCGTGGATGCGGGTCGCGGCGCTCGCGGCCTATGCGGCGCTGCTCTTCGCTTTCCTCTTCTCCGGCCTGCTCGACAGCCTGTCGATCATGAAGGAATTTTCCACGCGGGCGGCACAGTTCCGGACGGAGGCCTTCTCGCACCTGCTGCTGGCACTCGGTTCTCTTGTTATCGCCATCATACTCGGCCTGCCGCTCGGAATCCTCTGTTTCTGGGTACCGAGGCTCAGAGCCGTCGTGCTGCAGGGCTTAAGCCTCATCCAGACGATCCCGAGCCTGGCGCTCTTCGGCCTGCTGATGCTGCCGCTCGGCTATCTCGCCACCCATGTACCGCTCGCCGCCGCCATCGGCATCCGCGGCATCGGCACGGCGCCGGCTTTGATCGCGCTAGTGCTCTATTCGCTGCTGCCGATCGTCGCCAATACCGTCGTCGGCCTGCAGGGCGTCGATCCTTCGGTGCGCGATGCGGCCGCCGGCATGGGGCTGACACGCTTGCAGATCCTGACCGGCATCGACATGCCGCTCGCCTTCCCCGTGATCCTCACCGGCATCCGCATCGTGCTGGTGCAGGCGATCGGCATGGTGACGATCGCCGCCTTGATCGGCGGCGGCGGCTTCGGCATCTTCATTTTCCAGGGGCTCGGCCAGACGGCAATGGACCTCGTGCTGCTCGGCGCCGTGCCGACCGTCTTCTTCGCCTTCTCATCGGCCGTCATCCTCGATGCGGTCATCGACAGCATCCGGGGACCCGCCGCATGA
- a CDS encoding ABC transporter permease, translating into MKHLVANLFRLAALALLLILLFRTEWLSFLLTPLTSNNAPAVYTQNSLASLALGHLQLVIGSIVCSAVLAVVGGIFVTRQSGADFLPLSRAIANAGQTFPPVAVLALAVPATGFGAMPTLIALFLYGLLPIFENTVAGLKQVSPQVLDAADGMGMNGTQRLFRVELPLALPLILEGLKVATVINIGTATIGSTVAAKGLGEVIIAGLISDNTAFILQGGLIVGLMAVLIYDAMGLVEAAITRRIGLRAA; encoded by the coding sequence ATGAAACACCTCGTCGCCAATCTCTTCCGCCTGGCGGCGCTCGCCCTGCTCCTGATCCTGCTGTTCAGGACCGAGTGGCTTTCCTTCCTGCTCACTCCGCTGACCAGCAACAATGCGCCTGCCGTCTACACCCAGAACAGCCTGGCCTCGCTGGCGCTCGGCCATCTGCAGCTCGTCATCGGATCGATCGTCTGCAGCGCCGTGCTCGCCGTCGTCGGCGGCATCTTCGTAACACGCCAAAGCGGCGCCGATTTCCTGCCGCTGTCGCGCGCGATCGCCAATGCCGGCCAGACCTTTCCGCCGGTCGCGGTGCTGGCGCTCGCCGTGCCCGCCACCGGCTTCGGCGCCATGCCGACGCTGATCGCGCTCTTTCTCTACGGCCTGCTGCCGATCTTCGAAAACACCGTCGCCGGCCTGAAGCAGGTTTCGCCGCAGGTGCTCGACGCCGCCGACGGCATGGGCATGAACGGCACGCAGCGGCTCTTCCGCGTCGAACTGCCGCTTGCCCTGCCGCTGATCCTCGAAGGGCTGAAAGTCGCAACCGTCATCAATATCGGCACTGCGACGATCGGCTCGACGGTTGCGGCAAAGGGGCTCGGCGAAGTGATCATCGCCGGGCTGATATCGGACAATACCGCCTTCATCCTGCAGGGCGGTCTGATCGTCGGCCTGATGGCGGTGCTGATCTATGACGCCATGGGCCTCGTCGAAGCGGCGATTACCCGAAGAATCGGCTTGCGCGCGGCGTAA
- a CDS encoding ABC transporter ATP-binding protein: MSMIEIRNVTKRYGAATVVDKVSMDVEKGEITVIVGTSGSGKSTLMRMINRLVPITEGEIFVGGQNVMDVEVTELRRRIGYAIQGHGLFPHRTVAQNIATVPQLLEWDSTRIARRVEELLGLFNLDPAEFADKYPHQLSGGQQQRVGVARALAAEPELLLMDEPFGALDPVIRGKAQDDLLAIQKQFGTTIILVTHDMDEAFHLGNQIAVMSQGRLLQCSTPEKILTEPADPFVQQLTGTSDRALKLMSLLPLKESMAPAKSGLAYALPQSLSLRDALAEMIWQGVDEAAVQDGEKAPVGSISMRRLLELGRKA, encoded by the coding sequence ATGAGCATGATCGAAATCAGGAACGTCACCAAGCGCTATGGTGCTGCCACCGTCGTCGACAAGGTCTCGATGGACGTCGAGAAGGGCGAGATCACCGTCATCGTCGGCACGTCGGGCTCCGGCAAATCGACGCTGATGCGGATGATCAACCGGCTGGTGCCGATCACGGAAGGCGAGATCTTCGTCGGCGGCCAGAATGTGATGGACGTCGAGGTGACCGAACTTCGCCGCCGGATCGGTTATGCGATCCAAGGCCACGGGCTGTTTCCGCATCGCACCGTGGCACAGAATATCGCCACCGTCCCCCAGCTGCTCGAATGGGATTCCACCCGTATCGCCAGGCGCGTCGAGGAACTGCTCGGGCTTTTCAATCTCGATCCGGCTGAATTCGCCGACAAATATCCGCATCAGCTCTCCGGTGGCCAGCAGCAGCGCGTCGGCGTCGCACGCGCCCTTGCCGCCGAGCCGGAACTGCTGTTGATGGACGAACCCTTCGGCGCGCTCGATCCGGTCATCCGCGGCAAGGCGCAGGACGACCTGCTGGCGATCCAGAAGCAGTTCGGCACGACCATCATCCTCGTTACCCACGACATGGACGAGGCCTTCCATCTCGGCAATCAGATCGCTGTCATGAGCCAGGGCCGATTGCTGCAATGCTCGACGCCGGAAAAGATCCTCACCGAACCCGCCGATCCCTTCGTCCAGCAATTGACCGGCACCTCCGACCGGGCGCTGAAGCTGATGTCGCTGCTGCCGCTGAAGGAGAGCATGGCGCCGGCCAAGAGCGGTCTCGCCTATGCCCTGCCGCAATCCTTGAGTCTGCGCGATGCACTTGCCGAAATGATCTGGCAAGGGGTCGACGAGGCGGCGGTGCAGGATGGCGAGAAGGCGCCGGTCGGCTCGATCTCGATGCGCCGGCTGCTCGAACTGGGCCGCAAGGCATGA
- a CDS encoding PRC-barrel domain-containing protein translates to MLNQDTDATRRDPNVKDTPSLIASDRVEGTRVYGADGRHIGSIERLIIGKLDGRVAYAVLSFGGFLGIGDDHYPLPWEKLTYDTQLDGYRIDLTKEQIEGAPSYSDDDDSWYNDNGRRVYDYYGVPPYWM, encoded by the coding sequence ATGTTGAATCAGGATACCGACGCCACCCGTCGCGACCCCAATGTGAAGGATACACCTTCGCTGATCGCAAGCGACCGCGTGGAAGGCACCCGTGTCTACGGCGCGGACGGCCGGCATATCGGCTCGATCGAACGGCTGATCATCGGAAAGCTCGATGGCCGCGTCGCCTATGCCGTGCTGAGTTTCGGCGGCTTCCTGGGTATCGGCGACGATCACTATCCGCTCCCCTGGGAAAAGCTGACCTACGACACTCAGCTGGATGGCTATCGCATCGACCTGACCAAGGAGCAGATCGAAGGCGCACCGAGCTATTCGGACGATGACGACAGCTGGTACAACGATAATGGCCGCCGGGTCTATGACTACTATGGCGTGCCGCCCTACTGGATGTAA
- a CDS encoding VOC family protein, with amino-acid sequence MAKMIHSMIRVLDEARSVEFYSKAFGLSVADRVDFETFTLIYMSNAETGFELELTVNKGRIEPYALGNAYGHLAVSVQEVAIERERMMKLGLKPGELVELNRDGKLFGLFFFVSDPDGYKIEVLQRHGRFL; translated from the coding sequence TTGGCGAAGATGATCCACTCCATGATCCGCGTTCTCGACGAGGCGCGCTCCGTCGAATTCTATAGCAAGGCCTTCGGCCTCTCGGTCGCCGACCGCGTCGATTTCGAGACCTTCACGCTGATCTACATGAGCAATGCCGAGACCGGCTTCGAGCTGGAACTGACGGTCAACAAGGGCCGGATCGAACCCTATGCTCTCGGCAATGCCTATGGTCATCTTGCCGTTTCCGTCCAGGAAGTCGCCATCGAGCGTGAGCGCATGATGAAACTTGGGCTCAAGCCGGGCGAGCTGGTGGAGCTCAACCGCGACGGCAAACTCTTCGGCCTGTTCTTCTTCGTCAGCGATCCCGATGGCTACAAGATCGAGGTGCTGCAGCGCCACGGCCGGTTTCTGTAG
- a CDS encoding LysR family transcriptional regulator — translation MHLGALFITGHVLGTGSVRETARRFQLSPSTVSTAIRQLETELAIKLTERSSGTLATLLASDRVQEGLEPITAAIGQLGRLAGRDAAGAYEAWASRIPVKIVAIERFLEVADQGSINRAARRLHLGQPQLSLQLANLEKFLGHRLFERQAQGSLLTEEGRRAYPIFMTISQAWNDLKSSADERYRRTARSLRIGSIIPTGSESWVARCLGALVSEWNARRSNNAISLVAMTADDLREALKSGRIDVAILDSVFGLESFRHHELLQTDMVVIAPPDSTETTVADLVAGHAICMPSPRTGLGHAAMAFSDERASSRRLRSRDITAADSLPVIVDLVANHGYVSFLGRVSATPIAGKVRIVDLDEHLPLSYHVAFNHRKAAADASMMIVEMAAKMTSESAVQAGRVRESAA, via the coding sequence TTGCATCTCGGTGCCCTTTTCATTACCGGCCATGTCCTCGGTACCGGTTCGGTCCGCGAAACGGCGCGACGCTTCCAGCTGTCGCCCTCCACTGTTTCGACGGCGATCCGCCAGCTCGAAACCGAACTGGCGATAAAGCTGACCGAGCGCTCCTCGGGCACGCTGGCAACGCTGCTTGCAAGCGACAGGGTGCAGGAAGGGCTGGAGCCGATCACCGCTGCGATCGGACAGCTCGGTCGACTGGCGGGCCGTGACGCCGCCGGGGCTTACGAAGCCTGGGCGTCGCGAATTCCGGTCAAGATCGTCGCCATCGAGCGTTTTCTCGAGGTGGCCGACCAGGGCAGCATCAACCGCGCGGCCCGCCGCCTTCACCTGGGGCAGCCGCAGCTTTCGCTGCAGCTCGCCAATCTCGAGAAGTTCCTCGGCCATCGGTTGTTCGAACGGCAGGCGCAAGGTTCGCTGCTGACGGAGGAGGGCAGGCGTGCCTACCCGATCTTCATGACAATCAGCCAGGCATGGAACGATTTGAAATCCTCGGCCGACGAGCGCTATCGCCGCACCGCCCGGTCGCTGCGCATCGGCTCGATCATCCCGACCGGCTCGGAAAGCTGGGTGGCGCGCTGCCTGGGTGCGCTGGTTTCCGAATGGAATGCGCGCCGCAGCAACAATGCCATCTCATTGGTCGCGATGACGGCCGACGACCTGCGCGAGGCACTGAAGAGCGGCCGCATCGATGTCGCGATCCTGGATTCGGTCTTCGGCCTGGAAAGCTTCCGGCACCATGAACTCCTGCAGACCGACATGGTGGTGATCGCGCCGCCGGACAGCACGGAAACCACGGTCGCCGATCTCGTTGCCGGCCATGCGATCTGCATGCCGAGCCCACGCACCGGCCTCGGCCATGCCGCCATGGCCTTCAGCGACGAGCGCGCGTCCAGCCGGCGCTTGCGCAGCCGCGATATCACCGCGGCGGATTCGCTGCCCGTGATCGTCGACCTCGTCGCCAATCATGGCTACGTCTCTTTCCTCGGCCGCGTCAGCGCCACGCCGATCGCCGGCAAGGTGCGCATCGTCGATCTCGACGAGCACCTGCCATTGTCCTATCACGTCGCCTTCAACCATCGCAAAGCCGCCGCCGATGCCTCCATGATGATCGTCGAGATGGCCGCCAAAATGACGTCGGAATCGGCCGTGCAGGCCGGCAGAGTTCGGGAGAGCGCAGCATGA
- a CDS encoding zinc-binding alcohol dehydrogenase family protein, translating to MKAVVCREPGVLDIVERPSPAAPAPGWVRLAVSHVGICGTDYHIFEGKHPFLEYPRVMGHEISATVIEAGDGVALAAGTPVIVNPYLACGQCVACIKGKPNCCTSIKVLGVHTDGAFCEEISVPVDNLYPAKGLSLEAAATTEFLAIGAHAVRRSLAGAGARSLVIGAGPIGLGAAIFSRIAGHEVTLLDTSAERLQMASERFGFTSGIVANEGTADAVRASTNGDGFDVVFDATGYGPSMEKAFSFVAHGGALVLVSVVKDDIRFSDPEFHKREMMLIGSRNATRADFEHVADSIAKGLVPVDKLITHRTTLDDAPRDLARWAHEKSGLIKAVIRVGG from the coding sequence ATGAAAGCAGTTGTTTGCCGGGAGCCCGGCGTGCTCGACATCGTCGAACGCCCATCACCTGCCGCACCGGCGCCCGGCTGGGTGCGGTTGGCCGTCAGCCATGTCGGCATCTGCGGCACGGATTATCATATCTTCGAGGGCAAGCACCCCTTCCTCGAATATCCCCGGGTGATGGGGCATGAGATCTCGGCGACAGTGATCGAGGCCGGTGACGGCGTGGCGCTTGCGGCCGGCACGCCCGTGATCGTCAACCCCTATCTCGCCTGCGGCCAATGTGTCGCCTGCATCAAGGGCAAGCCGAACTGCTGCACCAGCATCAAGGTGCTCGGCGTCCATACCGACGGCGCCTTCTGCGAGGAGATTTCGGTTCCGGTCGATAATCTTTATCCCGCCAAGGGCCTCAGCCTCGAAGCGGCGGCGACGACGGAATTTCTGGCGATCGGCGCCCATGCGGTGCGGCGCTCGCTGGCCGGCGCCGGTGCACGGTCGCTCGTCATCGGCGCCGGGCCGATCGGGCTCGGAGCGGCAATCTTCTCGCGCATTGCCGGCCATGAGGTGACGCTGCTCGATACCAGCGCGGAGCGGCTGCAGATGGCGTCCGAGCGCTTCGGCTTCACCTCAGGCATCGTTGCCAATGAGGGAACGGCCGATGCGGTGCGGGCCAGCACCAATGGCGATGGTTTCGACGTGGTGTTCGACGCGACCGGTTATGGCCCGTCGATGGAGAAGGCCTTCTCCTTCGTCGCCCATGGTGGCGCACTGGTGCTGGTCAGCGTCGTCAAGGACGACATTCGCTTCTCCGATCCGGAGTTCCACAAGCGCGAGATGATGCTGATCGGCAGCCGCAACGCCACCCGCGCCGATTTCGAGCATGTGGCGGATTCGATCGCCAAGGGCCTGGTGCCGGTCGACAAGCTGATCACCCACCGCACGACACTCGATGATGCGCCGCGCGACCTCGCCCGCTGGGCGCATGAGAAGAGCGGGCTGATCAAGGCGGTGATCAGGGTTGGGGGTTAG
- the osmF gene encoding glycine betaine ABC transporter substrate-binding protein OsmF: MLKKLALAVSLSAFAAGAVQAADVVVSSKIDTEGTLLGNVIALALEANGIKTQDRIALGATPVVRKAITAGEIDIYPEYTGNAGFFFNKADDAAWKNIDKGYELAKKLDYDANKIVWLTPSPANNTWALAVRNDVAEPNKLKSLTDFGKWVAGGGAVKLAASSEFVNSAGALPAFQTTYGFQLKPDQTVVLSGGDTAATIKAAADQTNGVNTAMVYGTDGAIEAAELTVLEDDKNVQQVYAPTPIIREEVLKANPKIEEVLSPIFKSLTADELRKLNAKIQVDGEPAKSVAEAYLKEKGFLK, translated from the coding sequence ATGCTGAAGAAACTCGCACTTGCCGTTTCGCTCTCCGCCTTTGCGGCGGGCGCGGTTCAGGCCGCAGACGTCGTCGTCTCGTCGAAGATCGACACGGAAGGCACGCTGCTCGGCAACGTCATCGCGCTCGCGCTCGAAGCCAACGGCATCAAGACGCAGGACCGTATCGCGCTCGGCGCCACACCGGTGGTGCGCAAGGCGATCACCGCTGGCGAAATCGACATCTATCCCGAATATACCGGCAATGCCGGCTTCTTCTTCAACAAGGCCGACGACGCCGCCTGGAAGAATATCGACAAGGGTTACGAGCTGGCGAAGAAGCTCGATTATGACGCCAACAAGATCGTCTGGCTGACGCCGTCGCCCGCCAACAACACTTGGGCGCTTGCCGTGCGCAACGACGTCGCCGAGCCGAACAAGCTGAAGAGCCTCACGGATTTCGGCAAATGGGTTGCCGGCGGCGGCGCGGTCAAGCTTGCCGCTTCGTCCGAATTCGTCAATTCGGCCGGCGCGCTTCCCGCTTTCCAGACGACCTACGGTTTCCAGCTGAAGCCCGACCAGACAGTCGTCCTCTCCGGCGGCGATACGGCGGCGACGATCAAGGCGGCCGCCGACCAGACGAACGGCGTCAACACCGCCATGGTCTACGGCACCGACGGTGCGATCGAAGCGGCCGAACTGACCGTTCTCGAAGACGACAAGAACGTGCAGCAGGTCTATGCACCCACGCCGATCATCCGCGAAGAGGTGCTGAAGGCCAATCCGAAGATCGAGGAGGTGCTCTCGCCGATCTTCAAGAGCCTGACCGCCGACGAACTGCGCAAGCTCAACGCTAAGATCCAGGTCGACGGCGAGCCGGCAAAATCCGTCGCCGAAGCCTATCTCAAGGAAAAGGGCTTCCTGAAATAG
- a CDS encoding glycoside hydrolase family 2 protein codes for MIEKTVLHSGWTLSCNDTARRGLPETIPATVPGCVHLDLLANRLIPDPYIDVNEITNDWIGRTDWTYRCTFEAAPDERTMQELIFDGLDTIAVISLNGEEIGRTFNMHRTYRFDVSGLLKTGANDLAVTFRSAYAYGAEMEKHYGYRPNNYPGPGNLMRKMACNFGWDWGPTLVTAGLWKQVALESWDRARLAETRISATLAGSDGLVKVHATLARHGDHGPCRLAAEIGGVTKTVAIGPSEDAVSFELRLPSPQLWWPHHLGAQPLYPLTLSLIDEASGDLLDTSERELGFRSLRLDTSADEHGSAFTFVVNDVPLFICGANWIPDDCFPSRVTAERYASRIAEAKAANIHMLRVWGGGIFERDEFYEACDHMGMLVWQDFLFACAAYPEEEPLRSEVEAEVRDNVVRLMPHASLILWNGNNENIWGFDEWGWRPIIKPGESWGLGYYLDLLPKLSAKLDPDRPYYPGSPYSGSMQIEPNADGHGCKHIWDVWNDVGYEVYRNYIPRFCSEFGWQAPPAWATIEESMHDRPLTPQSNGVFHHQKATQGNDKLIRGLAGHLPEPRTMDDWHFATQLNQARAIRFGVEHMRSHRDVCKGAVVWQFNDCWPVTSWAALDSAGRRKPLWYALKAAYDPRLLTIQPRNGGLAAVAINERTLFWRAKISGKRMRLDGRVLAEFEFWRLLCDRFEAKEFPLPDEIVSPGLPKEEVVVVDMLDRRAFHYFVEDIELALPAPRLSVEVTGIDGGYAVKVTADNFLKDLCLMADRLDPDAVVDSMLVTLLPGESHVFAVKTVKAIRAEDITVGTVLRSANDLVAGSR; via the coding sequence ATGATCGAGAAGACGGTGCTTCATTCCGGCTGGACGCTTTCCTGCAACGATACAGCAAGGCGCGGCCTGCCGGAAACGATCCCGGCAACGGTGCCCGGCTGCGTGCATCTCGACCTTCTCGCCAACCGGCTGATCCCCGATCCCTACATCGACGTCAACGAGATCACCAATGACTGGATCGGCAGAACGGATTGGACCTATCGCTGCACATTCGAGGCTGCGCCGGATGAGCGCACAATGCAGGAGCTCATCTTCGACGGGCTCGATACGATCGCGGTGATATCGCTGAATGGCGAGGAGATCGGCCGCACCTTCAACATGCACCGCACCTATCGTTTTGACGTCTCCGGTCTGCTGAAGACCGGGGCGAACGACCTCGCTGTCACCTTCCGCTCCGCCTATGCCTATGGCGCGGAGATGGAGAAACATTACGGCTACCGGCCGAACAACTATCCGGGCCCGGGCAATCTGATGCGCAAGATGGCCTGCAATTTCGGCTGGGACTGGGGGCCGACGCTGGTGACGGCGGGGCTGTGGAAACAGGTTGCGCTGGAGAGCTGGGACCGGGCGCGGCTTGCCGAAACTCGTATATCGGCGACGCTTGCCGGCAGCGACGGGCTGGTAAAGGTGCATGCGACGCTGGCGCGGCATGGCGATCACGGGCCGTGCCGGCTGGCCGCCGAAATCGGCGGCGTGACCAAGACAGTGGCAATTGGCCCCAGCGAAGACGCGGTTTCCTTCGAACTCCGCCTCCCCTCGCCGCAGCTCTGGTGGCCGCATCATCTCGGTGCACAGCCGCTCTATCCCCTGACGCTCAGCCTGATCGACGAGGCCAGTGGCGATTTGCTGGACACATCCGAGCGCGAACTCGGTTTCCGTTCGCTCAGGCTCGACACGTCGGCCGACGAGCATGGTTCGGCCTTCACCTTCGTCGTCAACGACGTGCCGCTCTTCATCTGCGGCGCGAACTGGATCCCCGACGATTGTTTTCCCTCGCGGGTGACAGCCGAGCGCTATGCCAGTCGGATCGCGGAGGCAAAGGCCGCCAATATCCACATGCTGCGCGTCTGGGGCGGCGGCATCTTCGAGCGCGACGAATTCTACGAGGCCTGCGACCACATGGGCATGCTGGTCTGGCAGGATTTCCTCTTTGCCTGCGCCGCCTATCCGGAGGAGGAGCCGCTTCGAAGCGAAGTCGAGGCGGAGGTGCGCGACAATGTCGTGCGGCTGATGCCGCATGCCAGCCTGATCCTCTGGAATGGCAATAACGAGAATATCTGGGGCTTCGACGAATGGGGCTGGCGACCTATCATCAAGCCGGGCGAGAGCTGGGGGCTCGGCTATTATCTCGACCTGCTGCCGAAGCTCTCGGCCAAACTCGATCCCGACCGGCCCTATTATCCCGGCAGCCCCTATTCCGGCTCGATGCAGATCGAGCCCAATGCCGACGGACATGGCTGCAAACATATCTGGGACGTGTGGAACGATGTCGGCTACGAGGTCTACCGCAATTACATCCCGCGTTTCTGCTCCGAATTCGGCTGGCAGGCGCCGCCCGCCTGGGCGACCATCGAAGAAAGCATGCATGATCGGCCGCTGACGCCGCAATCGAACGGCGTTTTCCATCATCAGAAGGCGACGCAAGGCAATGACAAGCTGATCCGCGGACTCGCCGGCCATCTGCCGGAGCCGAGGACGATGGATGACTGGCATTTCGCCACCCAGCTCAATCAGGCTCGCGCCATCCGCTTCGGCGTCGAGCACATGCGCTCGCATCGGGATGTCTGCAAGGGCGCCGTCGTCTGGCAGTTCAACGACTGCTGGCCGGTGACCTCCTGGGCGGCCCTCGATTCGGCCGGGCGCCGCAAGCCGCTCTGGTATGCGCTGAAGGCGGCCTATGATCCGCGCCTGCTGACGATCCAGCCACGGAACGGCGGGCTGGCGGCAGTCGCCATCAATGAACGCACGCTGTTCTGGCGCGCAAAGATCAGCGGCAAGCGCATGAGGCTCGACGGCCGCGTGCTTGCCGAATTCGAATTCTGGCGTCTGCTCTGCGACCGCTTCGAGGCCAAGGAATTTCCGCTGCCCGACGAGATCGTCAGTCCTGGCTTACCGAAGGAGGAGGTTGTTGTCGTCGACATGCTCGACAGGCGGGCTTTTCATTATTTCGTCGAGGACATCGAGCTTGCCTTGCCGGCGCCGCGGCTGAGCGTTGAGGTCACGGGGATCGACGGCGGCTATGCGGTGAAGGTGACGGCGGATAATTTTCTCAAGGACCTCTGCCTGATGGCGGATCGGCTGGATCCGGACGCGGTTGTGGACTCGATGCTGGTGACGTTGTTGCCGGGCGAGAGCCATGTGTTTGCGGTGAAGACGGTAAAGGCGATCAGGGCAGAAGATATCACCGTCGGCACCGTGCTGCGGTCGGCCAACGATCTTGTTGCCGGTTCGCGCTAG